The following are encoded together in the Culex pipiens pallens isolate TS chromosome 1, TS_CPP_V2, whole genome shotgun sequence genome:
- the LOC120432223 gene encoding protein artichoke gives MMLRWWPNLGLTQPYYKYLWRCWLLVGLILLQRISYGQMEEILRLRGGGQGSGGGGGGSGHHGHHQQQHLQQLDEQEHHFSSASSNEIECPSFVDNSACPCYKFEDGLFLECPSITAVVLRSTLQLISSPIQSLSVYEFDRSVKSLTVDLFAPANQQSSDVNIRHLQFSNSNLQQLKENSLSNLRAHLESLSIVNGKLTQVPTKALAGLKKLMVLDFELNEISAIEEYAFYGLHLVKLNMKGNRLERIPENAFSGLEDSLAELDLSENRLKQFPTGALKRLENLRSVRLSMNEINSLEQDDSYTRFGSLVFLDLSLNNFVELYSDVFNPFPYVKTLSLYNNFIELVHRDSFVSLKELQSLDLSHNQVVFVDPEVFSANRKLHTVDLSHNHIHYVSGVFANLPLLREIFLSENNILELTDDCFSNSSSIKVIYLENNSLQRLGSDTLATVTNLEQLYLSGNHIQRIPVGFFETTVKLQSLSLDGNELTELDVRLFRRLANLREVRLNGNQLRSIREHLFAAQENMMELHLQNNVISLIERNAFKNCLQLQYINLQENELDEIDILLSTTASTDSANQQPLTARGKLITTKTDPGSFGDPQDSLTSSSLISIQLNSNSIKYLHGHSFQGQGSVQIIWLENNLLKSLDKMLFADLFQLERLYLRNNTLTSIEYGALDSLRRLRYLDLSVNRLSTLNEQLFRSLAELDELHLGDNQIENLGPNVFSSLRKLRVLDLSDNPLGTLQKDVFQPNLSVSMINLKSCGLSRIEANTFRGLQNLNELNLEDNRLRADDVRQIDVSSLRTLRLSMNNFTVIRENMLDRLPSLQNLVLDRCSIRELPATLFSKNNNLVKLDLSNNYLRTLKRNTFNNLNVFKELRLHNNQINDFPHVALSNVSTLELLSLSKNQLTSVDFYKLHGLPNLRHLDFRDNTISSLSGFNTVTLPHLDMIDLSGNLLLALPQNFFKHSISLQRIDLSCNRFNQIPNAALSESSLARLAWLNLTGNPLQRIHHTMTAADDQHRKYPHLKELHISQTNLTILTSKDFEIYPALQRLYLIQNRINRVSPGAFVALSNLQILDLSVNEIEILPKERLQGLKLLEILNISTNNIKELDEFTDDLQKLKILDISSNQLERIHKNTLRYLVALQELHLYGNRIVSISSDAFRTLRNLKALDIRKNYFEAIPLRALKPLETHLKELRVGENPLLCNCETQELWEWLGDHRKWTSTGYGGVRCEQPVEIQGKGLLAMEPQEFCDKPLILKIAIQDIRPYSVLVSWQSREHSGLHGYHVIFHSLDTVEDIRGKTLNRQANSAQLDRLSANTRYLICVLGLGNWLSGYHDHDIHSLLNQSNQIQNQVLNGPHGYGVSQDGGNELDTSLSNSLLSLMMDTPTSRCTEVRTLDAIGPNPLAEVDGMSSRSIIHSILTRRLGLIVGCCLGIVVFIVLISVLGYLKIKKQRLDAAKRLQQPPMAPEFISYRHFSIPNDEHGRDGVAPGGGTNTFLQGAAVVANHDGHPSFISGAVLGTTTTLNGGAGTGLVPGEERKKIMFDS, from the exons ATGATGCTCCGCTGGTGGCCTAACCTGGGGCTGACGCAGCCCTACTACAAGTATCTATGGCGGTGCTGGCTGCTGGTCGGCCTGATACTCCTTCAGCGCATCAGCTACGGCCAGATGGAGGAGATTTTACGGTTAAGGGGAGGTGGGCAGGGTAGTGGAGGTGGAGGTGGCGGAAGTGGTCACCATGGCCACCACCAACAACAGCACCTGCAACAGCTGGATGAACAGGAGCACCACTTTTCGTCGGCGTCCTCGAACGAGATCGAGTGCCCGAGCTTCGTCGACAATTCGGCCTGTCCGTGCTACAAGTTTGAGGATG GCCTCTTTCTGGAGTGTCCAAGCATTACGGCGGTGGTTCTGAGGTCCACCCTGCAGCTAATCTCCTCCCCGATTCAGTCACTCTCAGTTTACGAGTTTGATCGGTCCGTGAAGTCACTCACGGTGGATCTGTTCGCGCCGGCAAACCAGCAAAGCAGTGATGTCAACATCCGACATTTGCAATTTTCCAACTCAAACCTCCAGCAGCTGAAGGAGAACAGTTTGAGCAACTTGCGAGCTCACCTGGAGAGTTTGAGCATTGTCAACGGAAAGTTGACGCAG GTGCCCACGAAAGCGCTGGCCGGGCTGAAGAAGCTCATGGTGCTGGACTTTGAGCTGAACGAGATCTCCGCGATCGAGGAGTACGCCTTCTACGGGCTTCACCTGGTGAAGCTGAACATGAAGGGCAACCGGCTCGAACGGATCCCGGAGAATGCCTTCTCCGGCCTAGAAGACTCCCTAGCCGAGCTGGATCTGTCCGAGAACCGGCTGAAGCAGTTCCCGACGGGGGCGCTGAAGCGGCTGGAGAATCTCCGCTCGGTGCGACTCTCGATGAACGAGATCAACTCGCTCGAGCAGGACGACAGCTATACGAGGTTTGGGTCGTTGGTCTTTTTGGACCTGAGCTTGAACAACTTTGTCGAGCTGTACAGTGACGTGTTCAATCCGTTCCCGTACGTGAAGACGCTGTCGCTGTACAACAACTTTATCGAGCTGGTCCACCGGGACAGCTTCGTGTCGCTGAAGGAGCTCCAGTCGCTGGATCTAAGCCACAACCAGGTGGTGTTTGTGGATCCGGAAGTGTTTTCGGCGAACCGGAAGCTGCACACGGTGGATCTGAGCCACAATCACATTCACTACGTGAGCGGGGTGTTTGCGAATCTTCCGCTGTTGAGGGAGATCTTTTTGagtgagaataacattttggaGTTGACGGACGACTGCTTCAGCAATTCGAGCAGTATTAAGGTGATCTACTTGGAGAACAACTCGTTGCAGCGGTTGGGCAGTGATACGCTTGCGACGGTGACGAACTTGGAGCAGCTGTATCTGAGTGGGAATCACATCCAGCGGATTCCGGTGGGGTTCTTCGAGACGACGGTGAAGCTGCAGTCGTTGAGCTTGGACGGGAACGAGCTTACGGAACTGGACGTGAGGTTGTTCCGAAGGTTGGCGAATCTCCGCGAGGTTCGACTCAACGGTAACCAGCTGCGATCGATCCGGGAGCACCTGTTTGCCGCCCAGGAGAACATGATGGAGCTGCATTTGCAGAACAACGTGATCTCGTTGATCGAGCGGAATGCGTTCAAGAACTGTCTGCAGTTGCAGTACATCAATCTGCAGGAGAACGAGCTGGACGAGATCGATATTCTGCTGTCGACGACGGCATCGACGGACTCGGCCAACCAGCAACCGTTGACGGCGCGAGGGAAGCTGATCACCACCAAGACGGATCCGGGGAGCTTCGGAGATCCGCAAGATTCGCTGACTTCGTCCTCGTTGATCTCGATCCAGCTGAACTCGAACTCGATCAAGTACCTGCACGGTCACTCGTTCCAAGGTCAGGGCAGCGTGCAGATCATCTGGTTGGAGAACAATCTGCTCAAGAGCTTGGACAAGATGCTGTTCGCGGATCTGTTCCAGCTGGAGCGACTGTATCTTCGGAACAACACGCTGACCAGCATAGAGTACGGCGCGTTGGATTCACTGAGGAGACTTCGCTACCTGGACTTGAGCGTGAATCGCCTGTCCACGTTGAACGAACAGCTGTTTCGAAGTCTTGCGGAGCTGGACGAACTCCACTTGGGAGATAATCAGATCGAGAACCTCGGACCGAACGTCTTCTCATCGCTCCGGAAGCTTCGGGTGCTCGATCTCAGTGATAATCCGCTGGGGACGCTCCAGAAGGACGTCTTCCAGCCGAATCTGTCCGTTAGTATGATCAACCTCAAGAGTTGCGGACTGTCCCGCATCGAGGCCAACACATTCCGTGGGCTGCAGAACCTGAACGAGCTTAACCTGGAGGATAATCGGCTAAGGGCCGACGACGTCCGACAAATCGACGTAAGTTCCTTGAGGACGCTTCGACTGTCGATGAACAACTTCACCGTGATCAGGGAGAACATGCTGGATCGGTTACCATCCCTGCAGAACCTGGTTCTGGATCGGTGTTCCATCCGGGAACTTCCCGCCACCCTGTTCAGCAAGAACAACAACCTGGTCAAGCTGGACCTCAGCAACAACTATCTCCGAACGCTGAAGCGGAACACCTTCAACAACCTGAACGTGTTCAAGGAACTTCGGCTGCACAACAATCAGATCAACGACTTCCCGCACGTGGCACTGTCCAACGTGTCAACGCTGGAACTTCTATCCCTGTCCAAAAACCAACTGACCAGCGTAGATTTCTACAAACTCCACGGGCTTCCGAACCTCCGTCATCTGGACTTCCGGGACAACACCATCTCATCCCTGTCCGGGTTCAACACGGTCACGTTGCCCCATCTGGACATGATCGACCTGAGCGGGAACCTCCTGCTGGCGCTACCCCAGAACTTCTTCAAACACTCGATAAGTCTGCAGCGGATCGATCTGTCCTGCAACCGCTTCAACCAGATCCCCAACGCGGCACTCTCAGAGTCCTCGCTCGCGAGGTTGGCCTGGCTAAACCTCACCGGGAACCCACTCCAGCGAATCCACCACACCATGACGGCCGCCGACGACCAACACCGGAAGTACCCGCACCTCAAGGAACTCCACATCAGCCAAACCAACCTGACGATCCTCACCAGCAAAGACTTCGAAATCTACCCCGCTCTGCAGCGGCTCTACCTGATCCAGAACCGCATCAACCGGGTGTCCCCGGGAGCCTTCGTCGCCCTGTCCAACCTCCAAATTCTGGATCTCAGCGTCAACGAAATCGAGATCCTCCCAAAAGAACGTCTGCAGGGCCTCAAACTGCTCGAAATCCTCAACATCAGCACGAACAACATCAAGGAGCTGGACGAGTTCACCGACGACCTGCAGAAGCTAAAGATCCTGGACATTTCGTCCAACCAGCTGGAGCGCATCCACAAGAACACGCTGCGTTATTTGGTAGCGTTGCAGGAGCTGCACCTGTACGGGAACCGGATCGTGAGCATCTCGTCGGACGCGTTCCGAACGCTGCGGAACCTGAAGGCGCTGGACATCCGGAAGAACTACTTCGAGGCGATTCCGCTGCGGGCGCTGAAGCCGCTGGAGACGCACCTGAAGGAGCTGCGGGTGGGAG AAAATCCCCTGCTCTGCAACTGTGAGACGCAGGAGCTGTGGGAGTGGCTGGGGGATCACCGGAAGTGGACCAGCACCGGGTACGGGGGCGTCCGGTGCGAGCAGCCGGTCGAGATCCAGGGCAAGGGCCTGCTGGCGATGGAACCGCAAGAGTTTTGCGACAAACCGCTGATACTGAAGATTGCCATCCAGGACATCCGGCCGTACTCGGTGCTGGTGTCGTGGCAGAGCCGGGAGCACTCGGGCCTGCACGGGTACCACGTGATTTTCCACTCGCTCGACACGGTGGAGGAT aTCCGCGGCAAAACGCTCAACCGGCAGGCCAACTCGGCCCAGCTGGACCGACTGTCGGCAAACACGCGCTACCTAATCTGCGTGCTCGGGCTCGGAAACTGGCTGTCCGGTTACCATGACCACGACATCCACAGCCTGCTGAACCAGTCGAACCAGATCCAGAACCAGGTGCTGAACGGCCCGCACGGGTACGGCGTCAGTCAGGACGGCGGCAACGAGTTGGACACTTCGCTGTCGAACTCGCTGCTGTCGCTCATGATGGACACTCCGACGTCGCGGTGCACGGAAGTGCGCACGCTGGACGCCATCGGGCCGAATCCGTTGGCCGAGGTGGATGGGATGTCCAGCCGGAGCATAATTCATTCCATTTTGACGCGCCGACTTGGGTTGATCGTGGGCTGTTGTCTGGGGATCGTCGTTTTTATCGTGCTGATTTCGGTGCTGGGCTATTTGAAGATCAAGAAGCAGCGGCTGGACGCGGCCAAGCGGCTGCAGCAGCCGCCGATGGCGCCGGAATTCATCTCGTACCGGCACTTTTCCATCCCGAACGACGAGCACGGCCGGGACGGGGTGGCACCGGGAGGAGGGACGAACACGTTCCTGCAGGGGGCCGCGGTGGTGGCCAACCACGACGGCCATCCGAGCTTCATTTCCGGGGCCGTGCTcggaacgacgacgacgctgaACGGAGGCGCGGGAACCGGGCTCGTGCCCGGCGAGGAGCGCAAGAAGatcatgtttgacagttga